The following proteins are encoded in a genomic region of Gimesia algae:
- a CDS encoding PD-(D/E)XK nuclease family protein, whose amino-acid sequence MQPDVQILTGIAGSGKTDRLLDEYRRTLQEGLKQHAPGKTLWISPTVRSRKQVLDQLLSPEMPVCFAPHVFTFEAFAETILQSLDQPVQTLPEISKRYLLRSIVDDLIAAGQIQYFSSIAGTSGFLDLISHFISELKREEIWPEQFSEACARLKMDSRQKDQELALIYDRYQVALHEMRRYDSEGRFWSARTALQEGMWGPFGQFDLIVLDGFADFTHTQYEILELLAARTSRLLISLPLENELRRQDLFAKSVVARQVLERRLPKTIQIVACERNEPASSRSQICEALFDNPREMKPSKAAEHIKVLAVAGQRNELEVLAVEVKQLLLQGVHPEEISLVFRSTLEYGDLIHETLSAAGIPYFLGQEQEFSRFPVIRAIFAFLQIELDNWSFDSLMSILDSNYFSPDWPEFKSGTAVRSLSRILRQLKIDSGKTDILNALEKECRKAAELHARYPDQPKRQAILEEVESAYQLAKRLSSETQRLRGKELFVTWIDVLTSLANEFGLPKAWSNEDARTEALDQRDQLVWERFQKLLFHAVSEVDQIEQFHQREAAPQDLITFRSLLLDLLEQQTLALQTEEAGRIQVLDASQLRNLSVPYLLVGGLSEASFPRSHREDCLYSEKDRGELNEYGLSLKRHANQQQEEMLLFYEVMTRFTKQLILSYPAISSTGQPLFASPYLSALIDLYEPGAIAVRQVGELNPLPRRDQAMSTRDIRILAIDELKRNQPGLFLQILDEPGFQATARNILGAAEMAVARFEQEGFTEYEGVMVSAASRQAICERFPQDYEFSTTQLELYLACPFQFFAQNVLGIEVPEPPELRTNFLQRGIHVHSILTRLYEQLSAEGDNAQLYVADQIEPLFLELLEKRVSDSDVESKLQQVLLSIEKQILEDWGGLFAEQSETYGQLFEELWDSVPAIVGREVPFGKVPGEPDPSQRQYQHLTLGTGSRETRIRGQIDRIDVGTVNGQKYFNIIDYKTGRSVPSSSEIRSGKKLQLALYLIAARRLEMIDADAEPFHLGYWKIQESGFVMPLKSARKKLLEPISAEDLEILEVTLEGLVPHLAAFIRSGFFPVQVDEKIAHLDQAFQSVCRVSQVESYRDRLGKQIDLLQFADSDPDSSAEQTQAT is encoded by the coding sequence ATGCAGCCTGATGTCCAAATTTTGACAGGTATAGCCGGTTCCGGTAAAACGGATCGTTTGCTGGATGAGTATCGACGGACGCTGCAGGAGGGCCTGAAACAGCATGCTCCCGGGAAAACTCTCTGGATTTCTCCTACCGTCCGTTCACGTAAACAGGTACTGGATCAGTTACTCAGTCCGGAAATGCCTGTTTGTTTTGCTCCTCATGTATTTACCTTTGAGGCCTTTGCCGAGACCATATTACAATCGCTGGATCAGCCCGTTCAGACCCTGCCTGAAATCTCAAAACGCTACCTGCTGAGGAGTATCGTAGATGACCTGATCGCCGCAGGCCAGATTCAATACTTCAGCTCCATCGCGGGAACGTCGGGGTTTCTGGATTTGATCTCGCATTTCATTTCTGAATTGAAACGGGAAGAAATCTGGCCGGAACAGTTTTCCGAGGCATGTGCCCGTTTGAAAATGGATTCCCGTCAGAAGGATCAGGAACTGGCATTAATCTATGATCGCTATCAAGTCGCGTTACACGAGATGCGGCGTTATGATTCTGAGGGACGGTTCTGGTCTGCCCGGACTGCGCTGCAGGAGGGGATGTGGGGCCCGTTTGGTCAATTTGATCTGATCGTGCTGGATGGTTTTGCTGATTTCACACATACGCAGTACGAGATTCTGGAGCTGTTGGCGGCCAGAACCAGCAGACTGTTGATTTCCCTTCCCCTGGAAAATGAATTACGGCGGCAGGATTTATTTGCTAAATCTGTCGTCGCCAGACAGGTTCTTGAACGCAGATTGCCGAAAACGATCCAAATCGTTGCCTGCGAGCGTAATGAGCCTGCGTCTTCCCGGTCTCAGATCTGTGAAGCGTTATTTGATAATCCTCGCGAGATGAAACCTTCTAAGGCTGCAGAACATATCAAGGTTCTGGCAGTCGCCGGTCAGCGGAATGAACTGGAAGTACTGGCGGTCGAAGTCAAGCAGTTACTGCTGCAGGGAGTGCATCCGGAAGAGATTTCTCTGGTATTTCGTTCGACTCTGGAATACGGTGACCTGATTCATGAAACCCTGTCCGCAGCCGGGATTCCCTACTTCCTGGGGCAGGAACAGGAGTTTTCCCGGTTTCCCGTGATCCGGGCGATTTTTGCCTTCCTGCAGATTGAGCTGGATAACTGGTCCTTCGACAGTTTGATGTCCATCCTGGATTCGAACTACTTTTCACCCGACTGGCCTGAATTTAAGTCGGGGACTGCAGTGCGTAGCCTTTCCCGGATATTACGACAACTGAAGATCGACTCCGGTAAAACCGATATTTTGAACGCTCTGGAAAAGGAATGCCGGAAAGCAGCCGAGCTACATGCCCGTTATCCGGATCAGCCAAAGCGACAAGCGATACTGGAGGAAGTCGAGTCTGCCTATCAACTGGCGAAGCGACTTTCCAGTGAAACGCAAAGGTTGAGAGGCAAGGAGCTGTTTGTCACCTGGATTGATGTGCTGACTTCGCTGGCGAACGAATTTGGCTTACCCAAAGCCTGGTCAAACGAGGATGCCAGAACAGAGGCTCTTGATCAACGTGATCAACTGGTATGGGAACGTTTTCAGAAACTTCTGTTTCATGCGGTCTCTGAAGTCGATCAGATTGAGCAGTTTCATCAGCGGGAAGCTGCTCCACAGGATTTAATTACGTTTCGTAGTTTACTGCTGGATTTGCTGGAACAGCAGACTCTCGCATTACAAACAGAAGAAGCCGGTCGTATTCAGGTTCTGGATGCGTCCCAACTGAGAAATCTCAGTGTCCCCTATCTACTGGTGGGGGGGCTCAGTGAGGCCAGTTTTCCCCGCAGCCATCGAGAGGATTGTCTTTATAGCGAAAAAGACCGGGGAGAATTGAATGAGTATGGACTCTCGCTGAAGCGCCACGCGAATCAACAGCAGGAAGAAATGCTGTTGTTTTATGAGGTGATGACACGCTTCACGAAGCAACTCATTCTGAGTTACCCGGCCATCAGCTCTACGGGGCAGCCATTATTTGCCAGTCCCTACCTGTCGGCATTAATTGATCTGTATGAACCGGGAGCAATTGCAGTTCGGCAGGTGGGGGAATTAAATCCACTGCCTCGTCGCGATCAGGCGATGTCGACACGTGATATTCGGATTCTGGCGATTGATGAATTGAAACGGAATCAGCCAGGGCTGTTTCTGCAAATTCTGGATGAACCGGGATTCCAGGCTACAGCTCGGAATATTCTGGGAGCAGCAGAAATGGCAGTGGCGCGGTTTGAGCAGGAAGGTTTCACCGAATATGAAGGCGTCATGGTCTCCGCTGCTTCTCGACAGGCAATCTGTGAGCGTTTTCCGCAGGATTACGAATTCAGTACCACACAACTGGAGTTGTATCTGGCCTGTCCCTTTCAATTTTTTGCGCAGAATGTACTGGGGATTGAGGTTCCAGAACCTCCTGAATTGAGAACGAATTTTCTGCAGCGGGGGATCCACGTCCACAGTATTCTGACCCGCTTGTATGAACAGCTCAGTGCAGAAGGCGATAACGCTCAACTGTATGTCGCAGATCAGATTGAACCTCTGTTTCTCGAATTACTGGAAAAGCGAGTTTCCGATTCAGATGTCGAATCCAAATTGCAACAGGTACTACTGTCGATTGAAAAACAGATTCTGGAGGATTGGGGAGGTCTGTTTGCCGAACAGTCAGAAACTTATGGCCAGTTGTTTGAAGAACTATGGGATTCCGTGCCGGCGATTGTTGGTCGGGAAGTTCCGTTTGGAAAAGTACCCGGAGAACCAGACCCGTCACAAAGACAGTATCAGCATCTGACTCTGGGTACCGGTTCACGTGAGACACGTATTCGAGGACAAATTGACCGGATCGACGTGGGGACAGTCAATGGTCAGAAATATTTCAATATTATCGACTACAAGACAGGGCGTAGTGTTCCCTCTTCGTCAGAAATACGATCAGGTAAGAAACTGCAGCTGGCTTTGTATCTGATTGCGGCCCGTCGACTGGAAATGATTGACGCTGATGCGGAACCCTTCCATCTGGGATACTGGAAGATACAGGAATCCGGCTTTGTCATGCCTTTGAAATCTGCTCGAAAGAAACTGTTGGAGCCCATCTCGGCTGAGGATCTGGAGATTCTGGAAGTGACACTGGAAGGACTGGTTCCGCATCTGGCAGCGTTCATTCGCAGCGGTTTTTTTCCCGTGCAGGTGGATGAAAAAATCGCACATCTGGATCAGGCATTTCAATCGGTCTGTCGCGTTTCTCAGGTGGAAAGTTACCGAGACAGACTGGGGAAACAGATTGATCTGCTGCAGTTTGCAGATTCAGATCCGGATTCTTCCGCCGAACAAACACAAGCCACATAA
- a CDS encoding S41 family peptidase — translation MQKFRLISSFSLLTLILFSTVTQFSYADEKDKEKDDDYYQMMKLFADTYEQIERNYVKDIDRRILVEAAIRGMVQELDQYSNYISPKDLSRFNQVVEQEFGGIGIQVHIDENNGRLTVMTPLPGTPAYKAGIRAGDVIDSIEGKTTKGFTLTEAIKILKGRAGESVSMAVIHKGTEEPIPLTVTRELIHVATVLGDTYKSDDSWDYMLDKKEKIGYIRLTHFSRHSAEELHAAIEDLQKQGMKALILDLRFNPGGLLSQATEISDMFIKSGKIVSTEGRNSRNRKWEATAEGTYDGFPMAILVNRYSASASEIVSACLQDHKRAVIVGERTWGKGSVQNVIELEEGDSALKLTTASYHRPSGKNIHRFPGAKDTDVWGVTPDDKYRLRLTDEELEAFGEYRRIRDILDHNAKLDKDFKDKQLNLALDYVKSALNEETKPATKEEVKKTEKKPAEKDAKPSKKAAALPQPAKAPLVIQTT, via the coding sequence ATGCAAAAATTCCGCTTGATCAGTTCGTTCTCTCTCCTCACCCTGATCCTCTTCTCGACTGTCACACAATTCAGTTATGCGGATGAGAAAGACAAAGAGAAAGACGATGACTATTATCAGATGATGAAACTGTTTGCAGATACCTACGAGCAGATCGAACGAAATTATGTGAAAGATATCGACCGGCGAATTCTGGTAGAAGCAGCGATCCGGGGAATGGTACAGGAACTGGATCAGTATTCCAATTATATCAGCCCTAAAGATCTGTCCCGTTTTAATCAGGTAGTGGAGCAGGAATTCGGTGGCATTGGAATTCAGGTTCATATTGACGAAAACAACGGCAGACTGACCGTCATGACGCCTCTACCCGGGACGCCTGCTTATAAAGCTGGAATTCGTGCCGGTGATGTGATCGACTCAATCGAGGGAAAAACCACCAAGGGCTTTACACTTACCGAGGCGATCAAAATTCTGAAAGGTCGCGCGGGTGAATCAGTCAGTATGGCTGTCATTCACAAGGGGACCGAAGAGCCGATTCCCTTAACAGTCACCCGCGAGTTAATCCATGTGGCCACAGTTCTGGGGGACACGTACAAATCTGATGATTCCTGGGACTATATGCTCGATAAAAAAGAAAAAATCGGGTATATCCGACTGACACATTTCAGCCGCCACAGTGCAGAAGAATTGCACGCCGCGATTGAAGACCTGCAGAAACAGGGGATGAAAGCGCTCATTCTGGATCTGAGATTTAACCCCGGAGGTTTGCTTTCACAAGCAACAGAAATTTCGGATATGTTTATCAAATCCGGTAAGATTGTGAGCACAGAGGGACGGAACAGCCGTAACCGTAAGTGGGAGGCGACAGCCGAAGGTACTTATGACGGCTTCCCCATGGCGATTCTTGTTAACCGCTATTCTGCTTCTGCCAGTGAGATCGTTTCCGCCTGCCTGCAGGATCACAAACGGGCGGTTATCGTCGGTGAAAGAACCTGGGGGAAAGGCAGCGTACAGAATGTGATCGAACTGGAAGAGGGGGACAGTGCCCTCAAGCTGACCACCGCAAGTTATCACCGTCCGAGCGGTAAAAATATCCATCGTTTTCCAGGAGCAAAAGATACCGATGTCTGGGGAGTCACTCCCGACGACAAGTATCGCCTGAGACTCACCGATGAAGAGTTAGAAGCATTCGGCGAATACCGCCGCATACGCGATATTCTGGACCATAACGCCAAACTGGACAAAGACTTCAAAGACAAACAGCTTAATCTGGCATTAGACTATGTCAAATCTGCTTTAAACGAGGAAACCAAACCAGCAACCAAGGAAGAAGTTAAAAAAACAGAGAAAAAGCCAGCTGAAAAAGATGCGAAACCCTCAAAGAAAGCGGCTGCTCTGCCACAACCGGCAAAAGCACCTCTGGTGATTCAGACAACCTGA
- the tsaD gene encoding tRNA (adenosine(37)-N6)-threonylcarbamoyltransferase complex transferase subunit TsaD — protein MNQSEEYLLAIESSCDETAAAVITRDMRILSNVVSSQTSLHEKFGGVVPEIASRAHLERILPVIDDALKQAGITLNQLTTVAVATEPGLVGSLLIGLTAAKTLALTLDIPLIAVNHIECHLFACQMQEDQPLFPAIGLVVSGGHTNLYHCSETLQFDLIGATIDDAAGEAFDKVAKILGLTYPGGPSIQNTAINGNPKAFPFPRTFLKDPELRFSFSGLKTAVLYAALGNPGAKKQPPALTEERIADLAASFQATVVDVLVAKCQQALTQYGYSTLCVGGGVAANALLRERLQEMTKQAGFRLRIAPPDLCTDNAAMAAIAWHHLDQGRIAALDLDVTPGLVR, from the coding sequence ATGAATCAATCTGAAGAATATCTCCTGGCCATCGAATCTTCCTGTGACGAAACCGCTGCTGCGGTGATCACACGTGATATGCGGATTCTTTCGAATGTCGTCTCATCCCAAACCAGTCTGCACGAAAAATTTGGTGGTGTCGTTCCGGAAATTGCCTCGCGGGCACATCTGGAACGCATCTTACCGGTAATCGATGATGCATTGAAGCAGGCTGGTATCACACTGAATCAACTGACCACGGTGGCAGTGGCAACGGAACCGGGGCTGGTCGGTTCTCTGCTGATTGGTCTGACTGCTGCCAAAACTCTGGCACTCACACTCGATATTCCTTTGATTGCAGTCAATCACATTGAATGTCATTTGTTTGCCTGCCAGATGCAGGAAGATCAACCTCTGTTCCCGGCGATCGGCCTGGTCGTTAGTGGAGGGCACACGAACCTGTATCACTGTTCCGAGACACTTCAGTTTGATCTGATCGGTGCGACCATCGATGATGCTGCAGGTGAAGCTTTTGATAAAGTCGCCAAGATTCTCGGTCTGACTTATCCCGGCGGTCCTTCCATTCAAAATACCGCGATTAATGGGAATCCCAAAGCCTTTCCGTTTCCACGGACTTTTTTGAAAGATCCGGAACTGCGATTCAGCTTCAGCGGTCTAAAGACTGCGGTGTTGTATGCAGCGTTGGGAAATCCGGGAGCCAAAAAACAGCCACCGGCGCTTACCGAAGAACGCATTGCTGATCTCGCAGCCAGCTTTCAAGCGACCGTAGTCGATGTTCTGGTTGCGAAATGCCAGCAGGCGTTAACTCAATATGGTTACTCCACTCTGTGCGTGGGTGGGGGAGTCGCTGCCAATGCCTTATTGCGAGAGCGTCTGCAGGAAATGACGAAGCAGGCTGGATTCCGCTTGAGAATTGCTCCACCTGATTTGTGTACAGACAATGCAGCCATGGCTGCGATAGCCTGGCATCATCTGGATCAGGGTCGAATCGCTGCACTCGATCTGGATGTGACACCGGGGCTTGTCCGCTGA